One Stratiformator vulcanicus genomic window, GTGTGAGCCGCTGAGATGAACAGCGCCTCAAATTGACTGCACGGCAGATAGATGCCGCGCTCCAGCATCCCCCAGAAAAATTTTCCGAAACGGGCCGTGTCGCTCATTTGGGCGGTGCCGAGATCGGTCACGTCTTCTGACGTAAAGAACAGCGTCATCATGCTTCCGACGCGACCGATCGAATGAGGGATTCCGGCGGCTGTCGCGGCTTCACGAAGTCCCTGTTCGAATCGCGCCCCGAGTGCTTCGAGCCTTGGGTACGGGTTCGTCTCTTTCAATTCGCTCAGCGTCGCGATGCCGCTGGCCATGGCGATCGGATTTCCGGAGAGCGTCCCCGCCTGATAAACCGGTCCGAGGGGCGAGACGTTTTCCATCACGTGGGCGGCTCCGCCGTACGCCCCGACCGGCATGCCGCCGCCGATGACTTTCCCGAGCATCGTCATGTCGGGGGTCACACCGAATAGCTCTTGGGCACCGCCGAATGAGAGCCGGAAGCCGGTCATCACTTCGTCGAACCCGAGCAGTGTTCCGTCCTCAGAGCAAAGCTGACGTGCCGCATCGAGGAACTCGGGTTTCGGCGGAACAAGGCCCATGTTGCCGACGACCGGTTCCATGAACACGCCGGCGATCTGGCCTTCGAACTCGGTGAAGGCCTCAGCCAGTCGCTGCGGATCGTTGTACGGCAATACGATCGTGTCGGCTGTCGCTCCGGCGGGAATGCCGGGACTCGTGGGCACGCCGTGTGTGAGTGCTCCACTACCTGCTTGAACGAGCAAGGCGTCGACATGCCCGTGATAGCAACCTGCGAATTTGACGACCTTGTCGCGGCCGGTGGCCCCGCGGGCAACTCGGATGGCCGACATGCCGGCTTCGGTACCGGAATTGACCATGCGAACCATCTCGACCGACGGCACCGCATCGACGACGATCTCGGCGAGCACGGTTTCGAGATGCGTCGGAGCCCCGAAGCTGGTTCCATGCTTCAACGCGTCTTCGATCGCTTCGACGACTCTCGGGTGCCGGTGCCCGAGAATGTGCGGCCCCCATGAGCCGATGAAATCGATGTAGCGATTGCCGTCGATGTCGAACAAGTACGGGCCGTCACCGCGGTCCATAACGACCGGCTCTCCGCCCACCGCCCCGAAGGCCCGCGCGGGGCTGTTCACTCCGCCGGGAATGACCTTGCGGGCTCTATGGAATTCGGCGTGGCTTTTTTCGTGCGACAGCTTCGACGGCGCGGGCATTTCGAACAATCTCGATCAGGGTTCAGCGTGTCCCCCGATCGTAGTGTTCTGGCCTCGAATTTGGAGCGTCCCGCGTCAATTCGGATTCGTGAACATTGTTTAGCCGCGACCGATTGGAAGCGTGACGGCGTTTCTCATTGAGCGCTCCCTGGCGGTCGCGGCTAAACGAAAGAGCGTGAAAACAGAATATGACGTCAATTCAACTCGTGGGCTTTCTCAGTATCCGCGTTTGCACCAAAGGATTTGCGAAGATCATCGGCTGCGGCAGCGACCGACTCGTCGGGCCCCGTCAATTTGAGAAAGTAGTTGCCGGTATCTTTGACCTGCAGGATGACACCGATCATGCGTGATCCGGGGACGGCTTTGGTTTGCCGAAGGAAAGGCGGTCCGACCGACTGATTGTACGTGCCCGCGATGTCCACAAGGTAATAATCCCCCTGCTCGGAGCTGCCCTTTTTGACCTTGGCTGTTCGCCCCTCGCCGGCGAATTGTCCGATCCAACGTTGGATGTTGGCGTCAACGCCGCCTGCTCCACCGCCGAAAAACGAAATCACTAATTCCGGCTTCGCCTCGTCGCCTTCGGTCGTCGGCAGCTCGAATTGAGCGAGCCTCAGCCGGTTCGCCGGAGGTTGTTGCTCCCAGGACTCAGGCACGTCGAGCTTGATGTCCTGAATCTTGACCTCGTTCGATTCGGCACTGGCGAATGAATAGACGAGCAAGACAAGGGCGGCCGTCAGCAGTACGGCGCGGCGAAAAAAAGCTTCAACGGGATTGTTCGGCATCAAGTCGGCCTCCGAGTCGCATGAGTGTTTCCTATCCGACCCGCATTGTGAGGCATCAGTGCGACCGAAATCAATCGGCGGGAGCGGCAACCCTGCGCGGCATGTCCACAATCGATTCGGCGACCGCAGTCGCAGGCGTCGTGACGGAAGGTCTCGATTTGTCAACACGCAAGGCCCGGGCGACAGGCTCTGCTGAGTCGGAGCATCGTCGGACGGTGGCCCCGAGGTCACTCAGTTTTTGGTCGAGACTGACGTAGCCGCGATCGAGGTGCGCGATGTCGGTGACGGTTGTCGTGCCTTCCGCAGCCAACCCCGCCAAAACGAGTGCGGCACTGGCCCGCAGGTCGGTGGCGCGGACCGTCGCGCCATGCAGCCGTGAGACGCCGTTGACTTCGGCTCGACCGAGTGCCGCTTCGATGTTCGCC contains:
- the hemL gene encoding glutamate-1-semialdehyde 2,1-aminomutase, which translates into the protein MPAPSKLSHEKSHAEFHRARKVIPGGVNSPARAFGAVGGEPVVMDRGDGPYLFDIDGNRYIDFIGSWGPHILGHRHPRVVEAIEDALKHGTSFGAPTHLETVLAEIVVDAVPSVEMVRMVNSGTEAGMSAIRVARGATGRDKVVKFAGCYHGHVDALLVQAGSGALTHGVPTSPGIPAGATADTIVLPYNDPQRLAEAFTEFEGQIAGVFMEPVVGNMGLVPPKPEFLDAARQLCSEDGTLLGFDEVMTGFRLSFGGAQELFGVTPDMTMLGKVIGGGMPVGAYGGAAHVMENVSPLGPVYQAGTLSGNPIAMASGIATLSELKETNPYPRLEALGARFEQGLREAATAAGIPHSIGRVGSMMTLFFTSEDVTDLGTAQMSDTARFGKFFWGMLERGIYLPCSQFEALFISAAHTEEHIDEAITAAREVLGEISAEA